The genomic region TTTGTGCTCACCGGCGGCGGACCGGGCAACTCGACCACCTTCTTGTCCATCTATCTGGTCAAGGTCGCGGTGGGCCAGTTCGATCTCGGTCCCGCGGCGGCCTTTTCCCTGATCTACTTTTTGATCGTGCTCCTCTTTTGTTACATCTTTTTCCAGGCCCTGCTCAACGTGGGCACGGGAGAAAAACGATGAAGATTCAAAAACGATACATCGGGCTGGCTTTTTACTTTCTCCTGCTGCTCCTGCCCATCTACTGGATGCTGAACATGTCCCTGCGGACCAACGCGGATATTCTGAGCACCTTTGCCCTGTATCCGCATAACCCGACCCTGGCCAACTACATCAAGATTTTCACTGATCCGGCCTGGTATTCGGGGTACATCAACTCCATTACCTACGTGACCATGAACACGGTCTTCTCCCTGCTGGTTGCCCTGCCCGCGGCTTACGCCTTTTCCAGGTATCGGTTCATCGGCGACAAGCACGTCTTTTTCTGGCTGTTGACCAACCGCATGGCCCCCCCGGCCGTGTTCCTGCTGCCGTTTTTCCAGCTCTATTCCACGTTCGGACTGATCGACACCCATCTGGCCGTGGCTTTGGCCCACTGTCTGTTCAACGTCCCTCTGGCGGTCTGGATCCTGGAAGGATTCATGTCCGGAGTGCCCAGGGAAATCGACGAAACCGCCTTTATTGACGGGTATAGCTTCCCCCGCTTCTTCATCACCATCTTCATCCCGCTAATCCGGGCCGGAATCGGCGTGACCGCCTTTTTCTGCTTCATGTTCTCCTGGGTCGAACTGCTTCTGGCCCGCACCCTGACCACGACCGTGGCCAAGCCCATCGCCGCGACGATGACCCGGACCGTCAGCGCCACGGGCCTGGATTGGGGGCTGCTGGCCGCCGCCGGGATTCTGACCATCATTCCCGGGGCCTTGGTGATCTGGTTTGTGCGCAACCACCTGGCCAAGGGTTTTGCCCTGGGCCGCGTATAACTGTTTACTGAGATAGTCTTAATTCGACAGTCCGTTCAAAAACCCCAAGTGCAAGGAGCATGAAAAGTTCAAGGTCGAAGCGTATTTCTTTATACGTGAGAATTTGAACTTTTTGTAGCGACGCAGCAATTGGGTGTTTTTCAACGGACTGTCAGGGAGGCATGCGTCATGATTGAATGGATGGCCTGGACCACCGTCACCGCCAGCTTTTTCCTGACCATTTTCCTGATCCTGGCGGGCATGCTCGTCTGGGAACTCAAGTCACCTTCCATGGAGCGCAAGGGCTTTTTGCCCATTGCCACTACCCGGGGTGACAGGCTGTTCATCGGACTTCTGGGAAGCGCCTACCTCACCTTGACGTGGGTCGGACTGACGGATTGGACGCTCTGGCTGGTATTGCCGGTCATCGTCGTCTTTATGTCCTTGGTGATGCGCTACGGTTGATCATGCTGATTCGTGTTCAGATCACATTTGAGGTCCATGCCCGGTGCTTCGTGCGCGGGGCATTTATCTGATTGGCAGTGGAGTTGGTGAGACTGTTGTCTGGTAAAAAGTGTGAATCTATCCCTGTAACAACACGGAGGAGTCATGAAGCGAACGGTCGGTAAACCCTTTTGGCAGCGAACCTTTTGTCTATGGTTCGTGCTTGCGGCGTTCCTTCTCGCCGCCCCGGCTTGGGCCACGTCAGCCTTTGAGCAGGCTGCGGAAAAATGGATCGAAACCGAGTTTCAGCCCTCAACCCTGTCCAAGGCTGAACAGCTGGAGGAGATGAAATGGTTCATCAAGGCCGCTGAACCCTTTCGGGGGATGTCCATCAAGGTGGTTTCCGAAACCATCCCCACGCACGAATATGAATCCAACGTGCTGGCCAAGGCCTTTGAAGAGATCACCGGCATCAAGGTCACCCACGACCTGATCCAGGAAGGAGACGTCATTGAAAAATTGCAGACCCAGTGGCAGTCCGGTGAAAACATCTATGATGCCTACATCAACGACGCCGACCTGATCGGCACCCACTGGCGGTATGATTTCGTCGTCAACCTGACCGACTGGATGGCCGGGGAAGGCCAGGACGTGACCCTGCCCACCCTGGATCTGGACGACTTTTTCGGCAAGGAGTTCGGCACCGGCCCGGACGGAAAGCTCTACCAGCTTCCGGCCCAGCAGTTCGCCAACCTGTACTGGTTCCGTTACGATTGGTTCAACCGTGAGGACTTCAAGAAGCAGTTCAAGGACATCTACGGTTACGAACTGGGCGTTCCGGTGAACTGGTCCGCCTACGAGGACATCGCCGAATTCTTCACGGAGCACGTCAAGGAAATCGACGGACAGAGAATCTACGGACACAACGACTACGGCAAGAAATCCCCGGATCTGGGCTGGCGCTTCACCGATGCCTGGTTGTCCATGGCCGGCGCCGGCGACAAGGGACTGCCCAACGGCAAGCCCGTGGACGAGTGGGGCATTCGCGTGGATGAGAATGACCGCCCGGTGGGCTCCTGCGTCAACCGCGGCGGCGCGACCAACAGCCCGGCGGCCAAGTATTCCCTGAACAAATACATGGAATGGCTGCGCAAATACGCCCCTCCGGGCGCCCTGGGCATGGACTTCTACCAGTACCTGCCCTTCCTGGCCAACGGCAACGTGGCCCAGCAGATCTTCTGGTACACGGCCTTCATCCCGGACATGGTCGCCCCCGGCCCCACGGTTAATGAGGACGGGACCCCCAAATGGCGCATGGCCCCATCCCCCCATGGTCCATACTGGGAAGAAGGCATGAAGGTCGGATACCAGGACTGCGGTTCCTGGACCCTGTTCAAAAGCACTCCGCTGGACCGGCGCAAGGCCGCCTGGCTCTACGCCCAGTTCACCGTGGCCAAGACCAGCTCGCTGAAAAAAGCCCATGTCGGTCTGACCCCGATCCGGGACAGCGACATCAACCACGTCTCCTTCACGGAGCGCGCGCCCAAGCTGGGCGGTCTGGTGGAATTCTACCGCAGCCCGGCCCGACACGTCTGGACCGATACCGGAACCAACGTCCCCGACTACCCCCGCCTGGCCCAGCTCTGGTGGCAGAATATCGGTGAGGCCGTTGCCGGCGAGGTCAGCGTGGACCAGGCCATGGACAACCTCTGCCGCGAGCAGGAGCGGATCATGGAACGCCTGGAACGCCAAGGCGTTCAGGGCGACAAGGGTCCGAAGCTGAATCCGGTTCAGGATGAAGCCTACTGGCTGAGCCAACCCGGCTCCCCCAAGCCCAAGCTGGAAAATGAAAAGCCCCAAGGCGTGACAGTGCCTTATGAGCAACTGCTCCAGGCCTGGGTCGAAGGCCGCGTGCGCTAACCACACCAATACCAAGCAGTAACGACAAAGGGGCCGGGAGAAGATTCTCCCGGCCCCTTTATTGTTACTAGCAGCAAAATTCGGGCTATGCAGACCGGAGGGGTTGGGGCCGGACCGAGCTAATATACTGAATTTTCTAAAGTTACGTTCAAAAACAGGCTGTTATTGTGGCTTAAAACCACAATTTCACTCTCAAAATGGGCATTGCAAGTGTCTGGTTCCTCACGCAACGCCGACTCAACGTTGGTGCTTTCCTCAATGATTTTCTCCCAACTGCCTTGAATTCCAGCTTCGCCTGAATGCTTTCCACAAATTTCCTGGTTCCCACGGCGATGCGGGAGCATGAGGTTGGCTCGGCCCGACCACGATCAACACCGATCAACCATCAAAGTATAGCACTGATCGTGACAGGCAATCGGCTTCGCTCCAGTGCTTTGTCAAGTAGAGTTTTCCGCACGTCTCAAGTATTCATCTGCATCTTCAATCTGAGAATCAGGAAAGACCTTAATGCCGTTCTTTTCGAGAAGCGCTGTTGTAACTCCTATTCCCTTCTTCTTTTTTCCTGTGAAGCTACCGTCATAAATATACGACGATCCGCATGAAGGGCTTCCATCAGTGAGCAGAGCAACTTTAACATTGTGCCTGACAGCGAGCTGCAAGGCCATCTCCGCGCCATGAATATAAAGCTTTGTAACATCGGCCTCAGTAGCCTCAATAACCATAGCGGCTTCTGACAGAACATCGACTCCGTCTCCATTCGTTATCTCAGCAGGTGGCCTCGGGGTGTTAAAACCAGCGGACACTTCAGGGCAAATATGAACGAGTCGGTCTTCATTACGCCAGCGTGAAACAATTTCCGCGTTCGTCGGTTTGTCTCTTCCGTTGTAGCGAATCGGTAATCCGACAAGGCAAGAACTGACTAGTATTTTATGCATTTGTATTTTCTGCCTAACAAAAAGCTGTCGAGCACATGGTCTTCGCCGTCCCGACCAGCGACAGGTCAAACCTGTGTGCATATAAGAATTTTGCCTGTCACGGAAAAATTTGAGGAGAAACACCCCGCTTATGAGACCGATGTGTAATGTGCCAGACATGGCCTGGAAAGAAGTATCGACTGGCTCTTGGCATTGGCAGCAATTTCAGTTTTCGAATTACCCGATGTTAAAGCGCCCTCCACCCCGTCAGGGCACAGCTCGGCAATCAATTGATCAATTCGGTTCATGGTTTTTCTGAATTTGTCAGCCGGACAAATTCAACACTTTTCCCCATGCGTCGATACGGCTCCAGGTCCGTAAGCTCGTAATCATCTGGAGCCAGCACATCCCGCACGCCAAACTTTGCCATGTCTTCAACGGAAAGCAGAAAAAAACTCCTGACACCGTACTCCTCGTTTCCCACTCGGCAGATATACTCGTCTACGTCGATTTTTTCAAAAAACCGAGCTTGATTGGCCTTGCTGTTCTCCATGTATTCGCGCAACTGTTGGATGCCTTGCGCGAGCAGTACTTCCAGATCGAGTTTGTTTCTCGCCTGTTCATCAAGCTGATCGTAGGCTTGGATTATCTCCGCCCGCACGTCCGCGTCGGTCATTCCTTTGTTCTGCAACGCATTGCCATGCCACCCCACAATGGCGTTCGCGCGGATGATTTTGCGCCGCCCTGCAGTGAAGACATAATTGGCGCAGGAAGACATACACATCGTCTCGACCACGACATCCGCCTGATTGTCGAAGACCCATTCTCCCAGCCGCATGCCCGCATTGATCTCGCCGCCCCCGGAAGCGACGACCAGCGTTTCCACCACGCGTCCTTCGACCGAATCCAAAAATTTCGTCACATTCAGGTCGGAAATACTTCCGGCAAAGGTCGCCGTCGTCCCTTCCAAGCTGATATAGGCTTCTTCCGCGGAAGGATCGTAAACCGATCGTCCAAAAACCTGGGTCTGGCTGAACGCGAATAAAATCAAGCTCATCGTCAAAATACTTCTCATGGTTCATATTCCTTCATTTGGATCAAATGAAAAAAGCCCTCGCCACGTACGTGGCGAGGGCTTTCTCGTTATCAGCTTGCGCGAACAGCCTACTCCGCGCCCTGCGCCTATTCGGAAGCCTCGGCCCGGATGACGTCCAGTAGTTCGATCTCAAAGACAAGCGTGGAGTTGGGCTCGATCATCGGTCCGGCCTGCTGTTGCCCATAGGCCAGTGCGGGAGGGATGACCACTTCCCATTTCGCGCCCTGGGGAATGAGTTGCAGGATTTCGGTCCACCCTGGAATCACGCCCTGCAAGGGAAAGGTGGCCGGTTCGCCGCGCTCCACGGAGCTGTCGAACACCGTCCCGTCCACCAGAGTGCCGGTATAGTGCACCGTGACGATGTCCTCGGCCTGCGGGTTTTCTCCCTCGCCGTCCGTGATGACTCGGTAGAGGATTCCGCTGTCCGTGGACTGGACACCGTCCCGCTCCCGGAACTCGGCCATGAAGGCCTCACCCTTGGCGATATTTTCAGCGGACTGCGCTTGGACCATTTCCATCTGTTTTTGCATCAGATCCTGCTGCAAGGTCATCAGCACCTGCTGCTGTTCCTCCTGGGTCATCAGCGGCTCGCCGCCCAAACCCAATCCGTCGCGCAGCCCCTGGGCCAGTGCGTCCACGTCCACCTCAAGCTCGCCCATGGCGATATTGGTCCCGATATCCAGACCAATGGCGTAACTGGTCTTTTGCACCTTCGTGTCCAAACTCCGCACGGCGGTGGGTTCGGAAGCAGTCTGGGGTGCCGGGGCCTGTTGCTGGCCGCAGCCCAGGATGACCAGAGTCAAACAAACACCAAGACAGGACGCGATTGTCGTTTTTCGGAAGCTCATGCAATCTCCTTGAATCAAAAGAAAGTTTGATGTTAAAAAGGCTACTATAGGACAGCCTTTCCTGGTTGTCCATGAATCCGACCAGGAATCCGGCTGATTTCGTTGGTGACGTAAGCATCGCCGACACCCTTCAAAATACGACAATTATTGCAATAAAATAAGGCTTTCCTTGCAAATTCCATTGACAGCGCCGTTTTGTTCATGGCATTGTTTTCTTTGTTCCATCCAAGGATTCGTTTTCTCCTCAAGGCGAATCCTTTCGCGGGCCACGTTTACCGAAAACGTCATTTCCGGTTTCATGATCAATCTAGAGGCTTGGTTGACTATGTCCGACATTCGGCAGGTGCTCGCGAACAGCTTTCTTGCTGTATTATCTCAAGGTGTCCGGCCCAAATCCCCAATTCAACGTCAACGTGGAGGAAAGCAATGAGTGCAAAAAATTGGATCAAGGCCGTCCTGGCCGCCTGTATGCTGACTCTCTTCTGCTCCCCGGCCTGGGCGCAGAAAATCAAGATCGCCGTGGCCGCTCCCCTGACCGGCCCCGCCGCCTCCTACGGCGAAAACATCAAGTCCGGCGTGGAAACCAAGATTGAGGAAATCAACGCCGCCGGCGGCATCAACGGCGTGATGGTCGAGGTCGCCTACTTCGACGAACTGTGCGAACCCCGCGAAGCCGCCGTCGTGGCCCCGCGGATCGTCGGGGACAAGGACATCGTCGGCGTGGTCGGCCACGTCTGCTCCTCGGCCCACCTGGCCGCCCTGCCCACCTACGTGCGCATGGGCATGCCGGTAATTTCCCCCACCGCCACCAACGTGACCATCAGCCAGCAGAACAAGGACAACGAGGGCCGGGTCTGGTCCTTCCGCAACGTCTATCTGGACGACTACCAGGGCTACTTCCTGGCCAACTACGTCAAGGACATCCTTGGCCTGGAACGCATCGCCGTGTTCTATGAAAACAACGACTACGGCATCGGCCTGAAGAACGCCTTCGTGGCCGAGGCCAAAAACATCGGCCTGACCCTGGTGGGCGAGGAAGGCTACGTCAAGGGCGCCACGGACTTCGCCCCGCAACTGACCCGCCTGCGTGGCGGCAACCCGGACGGCCTGTTCATCTCCGGGTACTACAATGAAGGGGCACTCATTGCGGCCCAAGCCGGAAATCTGGGCATGAACGTCGTCAAGTTTGGCGCCGATGGCCTGGACAACGTGGACTACATCAACCTGGGTGGGGACGCGGCAAACAACACTTACATGACCGTGCCCTTCCTGCCCGAGGCAGCTCCGGAACAGGCCCAGGACTTCATCAAGAAGTTCGAGGAGAAGTATCAGCGCGACCTGGATTGGATGAGCGCCAACGCCTATGACGCTGCAGGCAAATTTGTGGCCGCCGTAACCGCCGTGGGTACGGACCGGACAGCGATCCGCGACTACCTGGCCGGCATCAACTCCCTGGAAAACGCATACATCGGTATTACCGGAGCCACCTACTTCAGTGAAATCGGCGACCCGGAAAAGAGCGCCTTCGTGAAGATGGTCAAGGACGGCGCCTTCACCGCCGCCCCCAAGCAGATGCAATAAAGACCAAAACAACAACCAAACGGAAACAGGCCGGGGTGCTCCCGGCCTGTTTCCGTTTCATCCAGCCTTTCCCCATCCTGCCGGCAGGAGTCCCACTTGCTTGAACAACAACTGATCAACGGTTTGACACTGGGCCTGATTTATGCCCTGATCGCCGTAGGCTACACCATGGTCTACGGAGTGATTCAGCTCATCAATTTCGCCCACGGTGAAATCTACATGCTCGGGGCCTTTTTCTGCGTGACCTTCATCACCGCGGCCGGCCTGCCCTTTTACGCGGCCATCCTGATGGCCATCCTCTGCTGCATGCTCTGCGGCATCCTGCTGGACATCATCGCCTACCGTCCTCTGCGCAAGGCGCCCCGCCTAGCCGCGCTGATCACGGCCATCGGCATGTCCATCTTTCTCCAAAACGTGGCCCTGATCATCTGGGGCAGCCGTTCCCGCCCCTTTCCCCAGTCGGCCCTGCCGCCCTTTTTTCGGGAAAAGGCCCTGATCATGGGCGACGTCAGCCTGACTTGGCTGCAACTGTTCATCTTCGCCGTGGCCATCATCATGATGATCGGCCTGTACCTGACCATCAACAAGACCCGGATCGGCACGGCCATGCGCGCCCTGGCCCAGAACAAGACCGCGGCTTCCTTAATGGGCATCAACGTCAACTACGTCATCTCCTTCACCTTTGCCCTGGGTTCGGCCATGGGCGCGGTGGCCGGGATTCTCGTCTCGGTCTACTACAACACCCTCTACCCGACCATGGGCTACACCGCCGGAGTCAAGGCCTTTGCCGCGGCCGTGCTCGGCGGCATCGGCTCGGTTCCCGGAGCCATGGTCGGCGGGGTGGTCCTGGGGGTTGCCGAGGCCCTGGGCGCGGGCTACGTCTCCTCCCTGTACCGCGACGGGGTGGCTTACGCGGTGATGATCGCCGTGATCATCTTCCGTCCCTCCGGCATCCTGGGACGATCCGTGGTGGACAAGGCGTAACTGTCCGTTGAAAAACTCCCAATTGCCGCGTCGCCGCAAAAAGCTCAAACTCTCACGTATCAATAAATACTCTTCGACCTTGAGCTTTTTTTGCTCCTTGCACTTGGGGTTTTTGAACGGACTGTCGAATGAAGACTTTTTCAACACTCAGGTAACCCTTGCCAACGTGTTTCTTTTCGCCAACAACGAACACCAGCACAGTTAATATTTCGGGGAATTTCGTGAATATCGGAAAATCGCTCACCCTCCTGATCGTCGCCGCTGCACTGACCTACCCCTTGGTGCCGCAGTCCAGCGACTACATCATCCACGTGATGACCCTGGCCATGGTCTACATGATCCTGGCCATGGGCCTGAACATCGTGCCCGGATTCTGCGGCCTGCTGGACCTGGGCTACGTCGGCTTCTACGGGATCGGAGCCTACACCGCCGGCCTGCTGACCATTCACTACGACATGTCCTTCTGGGTGATCGTCCCCCTGGCCGCCCTGAACGGGGCACTGTGGGGCGCGCTGCTGGGCGCGCCGACCCTGCGCCTGACCGGGGACTACTTCGCCATCGTCACCTTCGGTTTTTCCGAACTGGTGGTTCTCTTCCTGACCAATGAAATCTGGCTGACCCGCGGCCCCTTGGGGTTGCCCGGGATTCAGCCCATCACCGTGAACCTGACCTGGCTCAACGAGGCCTGGTATTTTCAGTTCTACGACAAGACTCCCAACTTCTACGTCGTGGCTCTCCTGGTGGGCTTGGTCTTCTTCATCATGCGCCGGATGGAGGACTCCCGCCTGGGCCGGGCCTGGTACGCCATTCGCGAGGATCCCCTGGCCGCGGCCAGTTGCGGGGTGAACATCCTCAACTACAAGGTCATCGCCTTCGCCATTTCCGCGGCCATCGGCGCGGTAGGCGGTTGCTTCTACGCCCGCTGGTCCATGTTCCTCTCCCCGGACATGTTCAAGTTCTGGGAATCCTTCCTGGTCCTGTGCATGGTCGTGTTGGGAGGCTTGGGCAACATTAAGGGAGCCTTGCTCGGTGCGGTCATCCTGGTCTGTCTGGGTGAAGTGCTCCGGGAAGTACTCACCTCCCTCGGCCTGCCCCCGGAGACCCGGTTCATGGCCTACGGCCTGATCATGGTCCTGATCATGCGCTTCAAGCCGGCAGGTTTTTTTCCGGCCATCGCCTCCAGCGGCCGATCCAACCCGTTGCTGCTCGACCTGCAAAAGCGTCTGACCGCCCGAAACGCTCCCAAGGAAGAAACCCGTGACGCCGCTGCTTGAAATCGACGGAATCAGCAAACGCTTCGGCGGCCTTCTGGCCCTGACGGACGTTTCGTTCAACGTGATCGAAGGTGAAATCCTCGGTCTGATCGGTCCCAACGGGGCCGGAAAGACGACCATGTTCAACTGTATCGCCGGAGTGTACAAGCCCACGTCCGGCAATCTGGTCTTCACCCGGGATGAAAAATCCGTGCGCGTCAACGGCCGCAAACCGGAAAAAATGACGGAGCTGGGCATTGCCCGCACCTTCCAGAACATCCGTTTGTTCAGCGCACTGACAGTCCTGGACAACGTGCGCATCGCCCGCCACTGCCGGACCACGTCCAACTTTTTTCGCTCCGTATTACGGACAAAATTTCAA from Desulfonatronum sp. SC1 harbors:
- a CDS encoding carbohydrate ABC transporter permease, which codes for MKIQKRYIGLAFYFLLLLLPIYWMLNMSLRTNADILSTFALYPHNPTLANYIKIFTDPAWYSGYINSITYVTMNTVFSLLVALPAAYAFSRYRFIGDKHVFFWLLTNRMAPPAVFLLPFFQLYSTFGLIDTHLAVALAHCLFNVPLAVWILEGFMSGVPREIDETAFIDGYSFPRFFITIFIPLIRAGIGVTAFFCFMFSWVELLLARTLTTTVAKPIAATMTRTVSATGLDWGLLAAAGILTIIPGALVIWFVRNHLAKGFALGRV
- a CDS encoding DUF2160 domain-containing protein, with protein sequence MIEWMAWTTVTASFFLTIFLILAGMLVWELKSPSMERKGFLPIATTRGDRLFIGLLGSAYLTLTWVGLTDWTLWLVLPVIVVFMSLVMRYG
- a CDS encoding ABC transporter substrate-binding protein gives rise to the protein MKRTVGKPFWQRTFCLWFVLAAFLLAAPAWATSAFEQAAEKWIETEFQPSTLSKAEQLEEMKWFIKAAEPFRGMSIKVVSETIPTHEYESNVLAKAFEEITGIKVTHDLIQEGDVIEKLQTQWQSGENIYDAYINDADLIGTHWRYDFVVNLTDWMAGEGQDVTLPTLDLDDFFGKEFGTGPDGKLYQLPAQQFANLYWFRYDWFNREDFKKQFKDIYGYELGVPVNWSAYEDIAEFFTEHVKEIDGQRIYGHNDYGKKSPDLGWRFTDAWLSMAGAGDKGLPNGKPVDEWGIRVDENDRPVGSCVNRGGATNSPAAKYSLNKYMEWLRKYAPPGALGMDFYQYLPFLANGNVAQQIFWYTAFIPDMVAPGPTVNEDGTPKWRMAPSPHGPYWEEGMKVGYQDCGSWTLFKSTPLDRRKAAWLYAQFTVAKTSSLKKAHVGLTPIRDSDINHVSFTERAPKLGGLVEFYRSPARHVWTDTGTNVPDYPRLAQLWWQNIGEAVAGEVSVDQAMDNLCREQERIMERLERQGVQGDKGPKLNPVQDEAYWLSQPGSPKPKLENEKPQGVTVPYEQLLQAWVEGRVR
- a CDS encoding DUF523 domain-containing protein, translated to MHKILVSSCLVGLPIRYNGRDKPTNAEIVSRWRNEDRLVHICPEVSAGFNTPRPPAEITNGDGVDVLSEAAMVIEATEADVTKLYIHGAEMALQLAVRHNVKVALLTDGSPSCGSSYIYDGSFTGKKKKGIGVTTALLEKNGIKVFPDSQIEDADEYLRRAENST
- a CDS encoding FKBP-type peptidyl-prolyl cis-trans isomerase; translated protein: MSFRKTTIASCLGVCLTLVILGCGQQQAPAPQTASEPTAVRSLDTKVQKTSYAIGLDIGTNIAMGELEVDVDALAQGLRDGLGLGGEPLMTQEEQQQVLMTLQQDLMQKQMEMVQAQSAENIAKGEAFMAEFRERDGVQSTDSGILYRVITDGEGENPQAEDIVTVHYTGTLVDGTVFDSSVERGEPATFPLQGVIPGWTEILQLIPQGAKWEVVIPPALAYGQQQAGPMIEPNSTLVFEIELLDVIRAEASE
- a CDS encoding ABC transporter substrate-binding protein; this encodes MSAKNWIKAVLAACMLTLFCSPAWAQKIKIAVAAPLTGPAASYGENIKSGVETKIEEINAAGGINGVMVEVAYFDELCEPREAAVVAPRIVGDKDIVGVVGHVCSSAHLAALPTYVRMGMPVISPTATNVTISQQNKDNEGRVWSFRNVYLDDYQGYFLANYVKDILGLERIAVFYENNDYGIGLKNAFVAEAKNIGLTLVGEEGYVKGATDFAPQLTRLRGGNPDGLFISGYYNEGALIAAQAGNLGMNVVKFGADGLDNVDYINLGGDAANNTYMTVPFLPEAAPEQAQDFIKKFEEKYQRDLDWMSANAYDAAGKFVAAVTAVGTDRTAIRDYLAGINSLENAYIGITGATYFSEIGDPEKSAFVKMVKDGAFTAAPKQMQ
- a CDS encoding branched-chain amino acid ABC transporter permease; the encoded protein is MLEQQLINGLTLGLIYALIAVGYTMVYGVIQLINFAHGEIYMLGAFFCVTFITAAGLPFYAAILMAILCCMLCGILLDIIAYRPLRKAPRLAALITAIGMSIFLQNVALIIWGSRSRPFPQSALPPFFREKALIMGDVSLTWLQLFIFAVAIIMMIGLYLTINKTRIGTAMRALAQNKTAASLMGINVNYVISFTFALGSAMGAVAGILVSVYYNTLYPTMGYTAGVKAFAAAVLGGIGSVPGAMVGGVVLGVAEALGAGYVSSLYRDGVAYAVMIAVIIFRPSGILGRSVVDKA
- a CDS encoding branched-chain amino acid ABC transporter permease, with the protein product MNIGKSLTLLIVAAALTYPLVPQSSDYIIHVMTLAMVYMILAMGLNIVPGFCGLLDLGYVGFYGIGAYTAGLLTIHYDMSFWVIVPLAALNGALWGALLGAPTLRLTGDYFAIVTFGFSELVVLFLTNEIWLTRGPLGLPGIQPITVNLTWLNEAWYFQFYDKTPNFYVVALLVGLVFFIMRRMEDSRLGRAWYAIREDPLAAASCGVNILNYKVIAFAISAAIGAVGGCFYARWSMFLSPDMFKFWESFLVLCMVVLGGLGNIKGALLGAVILVCLGEVLREVLTSLGLPPETRFMAYGLIMVLIMRFKPAGFFPAIASSGRSNPLLLDLQKRLTARNAPKEETRDAAA